A single genomic interval of Spinacia oleracea cultivar Varoflay chromosome 6, BTI_SOV_V1, whole genome shotgun sequence harbors:
- the LOC130462413 gene encoding uncharacterized protein encodes MDNDRSWMHIQGLSNRLQPTYRNGVKSFLEFAFKDTILNTGAKKRCPCLKCRNYIDHDRETMCAHLFRVGIEPDYNPWIFHGEEQSLDMGNMEMSEEEGDWFDDEDPLVSEEMAALVHDATNVVPENLNEEEEEDRAEIPDKFHRLMKDAEEELFSGCTTFSRLEFIVTLLHIKVSGHWPEKSFSLLLNELQKAFNYDPKFPKSSREAQKYTKDLGLNYVKIHACVNHCILYRKEYENADSCPTCEESRWKEGSGEFDDSVTFSESQGTSQRIPRIPRLVLRHFPLVPRLQRLFMSSKIAKHMRWHKDRKRVDKDVLRHPSDSKAWEKLDDSFPDFAADPRNVRLGLSTDGFNPGAHLGTKYSIWPVFLVPYNLPPWMCMTSPYIMLSLLIPGPKSPGNDIDVFLEPLIDELQELWEVGVKTYDSHSRQNFNMKAALLWTMSDFPAYGNLSGWSTCGKLACPTCHKHTWHKRLKHGSKECFKGTRMFLEPDHRWRNDKKSFDGEKERRPPPIPLSGDEILEAFDGVPNVIFGKKRKRTDRYLFDQWKKLSIFFRLPYWSKLLIRHNLDVMHIEKNICDSILGTILDIPNKTKDTLKARKDLKEMNVHHNLIPIKIGDKYAIPRAPYQLTSIERRKVLEFLSKVKVPDGYSSNIARCASMEDGKISNMKSHDCHVFLQDLLKPAFQGILPKEVLEPLVELSLFFKQLCSKNLKIDVLEKMEKSIAITLCKLEKVFVPAFFDIMVHLPIHLANEAKIAGPVQYRWQYRFEREMHTMKPTVSNKAQPEGSIANARIMEECLSFISRYLNGIETKFNRMSRNDMDRQESLLFKLSVFQKKGNPLGKRTFKQLSFLDWKQAQLYVLMNCQEVQPFIGEYTTIHGPKPSLVDWFRSQIWKLYTEGDPRVTTELLSLSRGPSKSVKSYQGYYVNGYRFHTKKRQRRRKTQNSGVIVKGDAESGEKDFFGVLKEVIELEYDAPNSGDTEPIVVLFRCVWFDVYRRGIKRDKFGGVSLNFKKFLGTNEPFAMASQVGKVYYVRAHNEPDWRIVIKTVPRNFYNFPIVEVDGSDDDHDDVGLDFEVPNSVEGDGDDGDDDDDDDVLLPRNDVPPELVNASDFELENEVVNEEEEEEEDSEQDEQRELDDEEEEEEEEEIPGGLYDLDSE; translated from the exons ATGGATAATGATAGGAGTTGGATGCATATTCAAGGGTTGAGCAATCGGCTACAACCAACTTACCGAAATGGTGTTAAAAGTTTTCTCGAATTTGCTTTCAAGGACACAATCCTTAATACTGGGGCTAAGAAAAGGTGTCCTTGTTTGAAGTGTCGAAATTATATCGACCATGATAGAGAGACAATGTGTGCCCATCTTTTCCGAGTAGGAATAGAGCCTGACTACAATCCTTGGATATTCCATGGAGAAGAACAATCCCTAGACATGGGAAACATGGAAATGTCCGAGGAGGAAGGCGATTGGTTTGATGATGAAGATCCTCTCGTATCAGAGGAGATGGCAGCTTTGGTGCATGATGCCACAAATGTAGTGCCCGAGAATTTgaatgaggaagaagaagaggatcGTGCTGAGATTCCTGATAAATTTCATAGGTTGATGAAAGATGCAGAAGAAGAATTATTCTCGGGTTGTACAACCTTTTCAAGGTTGGAGTTCATCGTAACTCTCTTACATATTAAGGTTAGTGGACATTGGCCTGAGAAGTCATTTAGTCTGCTCCTTAATGAATTACAAAAGGCCTTCAATTATGATCCAAAATTTCCAAAGAGCTCCCGTGAAGCCCAGAAGTACACAAAAGATCTTGGGTTGAATTATGTGAAGATCCATGCTTGTGTGAATCATTGCATTCTTTATAGAAAGGAGTATGAAAATGCCGATTCATGCCCTACTTGTGAGGAGTCCAGATGGAAAGAAGGTAGTGGTGAATTTGATGATAGTGTCACATTTTCGGAATCTCAAGGGACCTCACAACGGATTCCTAGAATACCTCGTCTAGTTCTTCGTCATTTTCCTTTAGTCCCTAGGCTTCAAAGGCTTTTTATGTCTTCAAAAATTGCTAAGCACATGAGATGGCATAAGGATAGGAAGCGAGTTGATAAGGACGTATTAAGGCATCCATCTGATTCAAAGGCATGGGAGAAGCTCGATGATTCATTTCCTGATTTTGCAGCAGATCCACGTAATGTGAGATTAGGTCTTTCAACTGATGGTTTCAATCCTGGTGCACATTTAGGCACTAAGTACAGTATATGGCCAGTCTTTTTAGTGCCATATAATCTCCCACCATGGATGTGTATGACAAGTCCTTACATCATGCTATCACTCTTAATTCCTGGTCCAAAGTCCCCCGGAAATGATATAGATGTGTTCTTGGAGCCGTTGATCGATGAACTTCAAGAGTTATGGGAAGTTGGGGTGAAAACTTATGATTCACATAGTCGCCAAAATTTTAATATGAAGGCAGCGCTATTGTGGACAATGAGTGATTTTCCTGCTTACGGGAATCTGTCTGGTTGGAGTACTTGTGGTAAACTTGCTTGCCCAACATGTCATAAGCATACTTGGCACAAGCGGTTAAAGCATGGATCGAAAGAATGCTTTAAAGGTACTCGTATGTTCTTGGAACCCGATCATAGGTGGAGAAATGACAAGAAATCTTTTGATGGGGAAAAGGAGAGACGACCACCTCCTATTCCTTTGTCAGGGGATGAGATATTAGAGGCATTTGATGGTGTCCCCAATGTGATTTTTGGGAAGAAGCGAAAGAGAACCGATCGATACTTGTTTGACCAATGGAAGAAGTTGAGCATCTTCTTTAGACTTCCTTATTGGAGTAAGCTTTTGATAAGACACAACTTAGATGTCATGCATATTGAAAAGAACATTTGTGACAGTATATTAGGAACAATACTTGATATTCCTAACAAGACAAAAGACACCTTGAAAGCTCGAAAGGATTTGAAGGAGATGAATGTGCATCATAATTTAATTCCTATTAAGATAGGTGATAAATATGCCATCCCTAGAGCACCATATCAGTTGACATCTATAGAGAGGCGTAAAGTATTGGAGTTCTTGTCCAAGGTTAAAGTGCCAGATGGTTACTCTTCTAACATAGCTCGATGTGCAAGTATGGAAGATGGAAAAATCTCAAACATGAAAAGTCATGATTGTCATGTGTTCTTGCAAGATTTGCTTAAACCGGCATTTCAAGGTATCTTACCTAAGGAGGTGCTAGAACCTTTGGTTGAGCTTAGCTTATTTTTTAAGCAATTGTGTtctaaaaatctaaaaattGATGTGTTGGAGAAGATGGAAAAGAGTATTGCAATTACTCTTTGCAAGCTTGAAAAGGTATTTGTTCCGGCTTTCTTTGATATTATGGTCCACCTTCCAATCCACTTGGCCAATGAGGCCAAGATAGCTGGCCCAGTGCAGTATCGTTGGCAATATCGGTTTGAAAG GGAAATGCACACAATGAAACCTACTGTGAGTAACAAAGCACAACCAGAAGGCTCGATAGCTAATGCACGCATAATGGAAGAATGTCTTTCCTTTATATCTAGATATCTAAATGGGATTGAGACCAAGTTCAATCGCATGAGTAGAAATGACATGGATAGGCAAGAATCTCTGTTGTTTAAGTTATCAGTTTTCCAAAAGAAGGGGAATCCACTAGGCAAAAGAACATTTAAGCAATTGAGCTTTTTGGATTGGAAGCAAGCTCAATTGTATGTTCTGATGAATTGTCAAGAAGTACAACCATTTATAGG AGAGTACACCACTATACATGGGCCAAAACCAAGTCTAGTTGATTGGTTTCGATCTCAG ATTTGGAAGCTTTACACGGAGGGGGATCCAAGAGTAACAACTGAGTTACTATCATTGTCACGAGGCCCGAGTAAGAGTGTGAAAAGCTATCAAGGATACTATGTAAATGGGTATCGCTTTCACACTAAGAAGCGTCAAAGAAGGCGAAAGACGCAAAATAGTGGAGTAATTGTTAAAGGAGATGCAGAGAGTGGAGAAAAGGACTTCTTCGGGGTTTTGAAAGAAGTCATAGAACTTGAATATGATGCACCAAATAGTGGGGATACAGAACCTATTGTGGTGTTATTTCGATGTGTTTGGTTTGATGTTTATCGGCGAGGGATAAAAAGAGATAAGTTTGGCGGCGTAAGTCTCAATTTCAAAAAGTTCTTAGGGACCAATGAGCCATTTGCTATGGCATCTCAAGTAGGGAAAGTTTATTATGTTAGGGCACATAATGAGCCAGATTGGAGAATTGTTATTAAGACTGTCCCTCGTAATTTCTACAATTTCCCTATTGTTGAGGTAGATGGCTCCGATGATGATCATGACGACGTTGGATTGGACTTTGAAGTACCAAATTCAGTGGAAGGTGATGGAGATGAtggagatgatgatgatgatgatgatgttctCTTACCAAGAAATGATGTTCCTCCAGAGTTGGTGAATGCAAGTGATTTTGAGTTGGAAAATGAGGTTGTGAatgaagaggaagaagaagaagaagatagtGAGCAAGATGAGCAACGTGAGCTAgacgatgaagaagaagaagaagaagaagaagaaatccCTGGGGGCTTGTATGACTTGGACAGTGAATAA
- the LOC110799034 gene encoding uncharacterized protein isoform X1 translates to MCCSSKECPATSNIKIDLEDCSCTGKNSSLSNNVDVVVDEAMEIDEVMEDDACSSNVQNSGLAESRYRFVNRRRADSFLSISKKDYRKLVAGKSISYVNSRFGSPMVIRIMPTPRNSSSKDVKVDAEGFNETPIPLMKECNQDDVDSSLMGGVEDSVEEIADNTSLSCLVDNHTCHALPSSPEYDSKSPSPIFQQGRRYAPTVMGKGKKSGLQEKSTALRRRLKAWKRGSRDQSHSVFDCRYRSRMKRKASAPALEFSDQPSKRVMSCISVQSCSRSCSASVESSSSSSLVHGVSCSTHDWAKAMCSG, encoded by the coding sequence ATGTGTTGTTCTAGTAAGGAGTGTCCTGCTACTTCTAACATCAAAATAGACTTGGAAGATTGTTCTTGCACAGGGAAAAATAGTTCTTTAAGTAATAATGTAGATGTGGTTGTTGATGAAGCAATGGAGATTGATGAAGTAATGGAGGACGATGCTTGTTCTTCTAATGTGCAAAATTCTGGTCTAGCGGAGTCTAGATATCGGTTTGTTAACCGACGGAGGGCAGACTCCTTTCTTTCAATTTCTAAGAAGGATTACCGAAAGCTTGTTGCAGGAAAGTCTATCTCATATGTTAACTCAAGATTTGGTTCCCCTATGGTCATTCGTATAATGCCTACACCAAGGAATTCTTCATCTAAAGATGTAAAAGTTGATGCAGAAGGTTTCAATGAGACCCCCATTCCTCTTATGAAAGAGTGTAATCAAGATGATGTTGATAGTTCTCTAATGGGAGGAGTTGAAGATAGTGTGGAAGAGATAGCTGACAATACTTCGTTAAGCTGCCTGGTAGATAATCATACATGTCATGCCTTGCCAAGCTCTCCAGAATATGATAGCAAATCTCCATCTCCCATATTTCAGCAAGGTCGAAGATATGCTCCAACAGTTATGGGAAAAGGAAAGAAGTCTGGACTTCAAGAGAAGAGTACTGCTTTGAGGAGGAGATTGAAGGCCTGGAAGCGTGGCTCAAGGGATCAATCTCATTCTGTTTTTGATTGCAGGTACCGTTCCAGAATGAAGAGGAAGGCTTCTGCACCTGCTTTGGAGTTTtctgatcaaccaagcaagaggGTTATGTCTTGTATTAGCGTGCAGTCATGTTCTAGATCGTGTTCAGCTAGTGTGGAGTCTAGTAGTAGTTCTAGTTTAGTTCATGGTGTGTCGTGTTCTACCCACGACTGGGCAAAGGCTATGTGCTCTGGGTAG